One Paenibacillus crassostreae DNA segment encodes these proteins:
- a CDS encoding vWA domain-containing protein — MLRKQQFSLRILLVLSVLLLPFSLRMQEVAAADASSQIDAMLVVDASNSMKTSDPDKIGNEAMKMFIDMLSVQGDKVGIISYTDQIQREKALLEIQSAADKEDLKQFIDQLDRGPYTDTSVGIKEAVKVLQQGADPDHEPIIVLLADGNNDLDEATTRTEEQSAQELEQAITDANQSGIPVYTIGLNANGKLNKDALAEIAKKTGGKAFSTNTADDLPQILSEIFASHLKLKIVPIQSMTGNGSFQDVVINVPNNDVLEANISIMSAQAVEVKLTDPTGASQTIPSNDILYSQSKSYSLLKLLKPKSGDWTLQVKGVNKDKIDINLVFNYDIELTMDPLSSNTFKKGDNIDITSYLTSSGQKLQNSTLYQDMNAKLMVKDVDSGDTQEIEMTNTGDGFEGSYKVAAEHDYEISVVAEDSSLYRETPVVSISAKPGGASPTKPTPVVEEEKDPFAIVPIIGGVIALAAVLAAIYFILAAVKKANRGFVGQMVIEIRDENTGEKTYPQYKKLNGFKGKVNLHQLLQLAPELKETEKIIFLPSKNDRLLLKNGSTVNIEKSGRVMDASKGLEIKGSDRITLPLQNVDKTIMIEYLV; from the coding sequence ATGCTTCGAAAACAACAATTTTCACTCCGTATACTGCTTGTTTTATCTGTATTACTACTTCCGTTCTCTTTAAGAATGCAGGAAGTTGCAGCAGCTGATGCATCTTCACAAATTGATGCTATGCTCGTTGTAGATGCAAGTAATTCCATGAAGACAAGTGATCCAGATAAAATCGGCAACGAAGCGATGAAAATGTTCATTGATATGTTATCTGTTCAAGGTGACAAGGTAGGGATTATCTCGTATACAGATCAGATTCAGCGAGAGAAGGCGCTACTTGAGATTCAATCTGCTGCCGATAAGGAAGATTTGAAACAATTCATTGATCAGTTAGATCGGGGACCTTATACAGATACTTCTGTTGGGATAAAAGAAGCTGTAAAAGTGTTGCAGCAGGGTGCAGATCCGGATCATGAACCGATAATTGTACTCCTAGCCGATGGTAACAATGATCTTGATGAGGCAACGACTCGAACGGAAGAACAGTCTGCACAGGAATTAGAACAAGCGATTACCGATGCGAATCAAAGTGGTATTCCCGTATATACGATTGGGCTCAACGCTAATGGTAAATTAAATAAGGATGCTCTAGCAGAGATTGCTAAGAAAACGGGAGGTAAGGCATTCTCCACCAATACGGCCGATGACCTTCCCCAAATATTAAGTGAAATATTTGCTAGTCATTTGAAGCTCAAGATTGTTCCCATTCAATCTATGACGGGAAATGGAAGCTTTCAGGATGTGGTCATCAATGTACCGAATAATGATGTGTTGGAAGCGAATATCTCCATTATGTCAGCACAAGCAGTAGAAGTTAAATTAACAGACCCTACTGGAGCAAGCCAAACGATACCTTCTAACGATATTCTGTATTCACAGTCGAAAAGCTATTCCTTATTAAAACTACTGAAGCCCAAAAGTGGGGATTGGACACTGCAGGTAAAAGGTGTAAATAAGGATAAAATCGATATTAATCTCGTCTTCAACTATGATATTGAGCTAACCATGGACCCTCTTTCAAGCAATACGTTTAAAAAGGGTGATAACATTGATATTACCTCGTATCTGACGAGTAGTGGACAAAAGTTACAGAATAGCACACTTTATCAGGATATGAATGCTAAGCTAATGGTGAAAGATGTTGATAGCGGAGATACGCAAGAGATTGAGATGACCAATACGGGTGATGGGTTCGAGGGGTCCTATAAGGTTGCTGCTGAACATGACTACGAGATCTCCGTTGTGGCAGAAGATAGTAGTCTTTATCGAGAAACGCCCGTTGTGTCAATAAGTGCCAAGCCCGGTGGAGCTAGTCCAACTAAGCCAACACCTGTCGTGGAAGAAGAGAAGGATCCTTTTGCAATTGTTCCAATCATTGGTGGCGTGATTGCACTTGCTGCCGTTCTTGCAGCGATCTACTTTATATTAGCAGCTGTCAAGAAAGCGAATCGAGGATTTGTGGGGCAGATGGTCATTGAGATTCGTGACGAGAATACGGGTGAGAAGACGTATCCACAATATAAGAAGTTGAATGGATTCAAAGGAAAAGTAAATCTGCATCAGTTACTGCAGCTAGCTCCTGAACTGAAAGAGACCGAGAAAATCATCTTCCTACCGAGTAAGAATGATCGGCTTCTATTAAAAAATGGTTCAACGGTGAACATTGAGAAGTCTGGACGCGTAATGGACGCAAGCAAAGGTTT